In one window of Myxococcus virescens DNA:
- the hemE gene encoding uroporphyrinogen decarboxylase, with protein sequence MNDRLLRAARRQPTDTTPVWLMRQAGRYLPEYRAIRGNIAFLDLCKHPDLAAEVTVQPVTRLGVDAAIIFSDILIPVEAMGITLELGDKGPHFPDPVRSAADIDKLGVPDPVDGTGFVAEAIRRTRKALNDSVPVIGFAGAPFTLAAYMVEGGGSKSYILIKRLMFEQPELAHRLFGKLTDTLIPYLKMQVEAGASIVQIFDSWGGALSPWDYERFCIPYLKRMVSELKATGVPVIVFGVGMSNHLRLLKSTGADVVGLDWTLPMDEGRKVLGPDVAVQGNLDPLHLFLPREELDGRVKDILRRAGPEGHIFNLGHGILPPTDPDSAKFLVDAVHRHGVALRQGTLGA encoded by the coding sequence GTGAACGACCGACTCCTCCGCGCGGCGCGCCGCCAGCCCACAGACACGACGCCGGTATGGCTGATGCGCCAGGCGGGCCGCTACCTGCCCGAGTACCGGGCCATCCGCGGCAACATCGCCTTCCTGGACCTGTGCAAGCACCCGGACCTGGCGGCGGAAGTCACCGTCCAGCCGGTGACGCGCCTGGGGGTGGACGCGGCCATCATCTTCTCGGACATCCTCATCCCCGTGGAGGCCATGGGCATCACCCTGGAGCTGGGGGACAAGGGGCCGCACTTCCCCGATCCCGTGCGCTCCGCGGCGGACATCGACAAGCTGGGCGTGCCGGACCCGGTGGATGGCACCGGCTTCGTGGCCGAGGCCATCCGCCGCACGCGCAAGGCACTCAATGACTCCGTGCCCGTCATCGGCTTCGCGGGCGCGCCCTTCACCCTGGCCGCGTACATGGTGGAGGGGGGCGGCTCCAAGAGCTACATCCTTATCAAGCGGCTGATGTTCGAGCAGCCCGAGCTGGCGCACCGCCTCTTCGGCAAGCTCACCGACACGCTCATCCCCTACCTGAAGATGCAGGTGGAGGCGGGCGCGAGCATCGTCCAGATTTTCGACTCGTGGGGCGGCGCGCTGTCGCCCTGGGACTACGAGCGCTTCTGCATCCCCTACCTCAAGCGCATGGTGTCCGAGCTGAAGGCCACTGGCGTGCCCGTCATCGTGTTCGGCGTGGGCATGTCCAACCACCTGCGGCTGCTCAAGAGCACGGGCGCGGACGTGGTGGGCCTGGACTGGACGCTGCCCATGGACGAGGGCCGGAAGGTGCTGGGGCCGGACGTGGCGGTGCAGGGCAACCTGGACCCGCTGCACCTGTTCCTCCCCCGTGAGGAGCTGGACGGCCGCGTGAAGGACATCCTCCGCCGCGCGGGCCCCGAAGGGCACATCTTCAACCTGGGCCACGGCATCCTCCCGCCCACGGACCCCGACTCCGCGAAGTTCCTGGTGGACGCCGTCCACCGC